A single genomic interval of Rubripirellula reticaptiva harbors:
- a CDS encoding XylR family transcriptional regulator, whose amino-acid sequence MNEKSQLDLPAASILDVPTGHDRPNVLLIVETAMSFGRGVLEGISRYLMQNPGWAVQLNIHEFLTAPPTWLEQWEGDGIITRSTTPEMADLVLRWGIPTVNLTDIYGEQGIPSILCDHQAIGRMAAEHLIQRGLTSFAFCGFSDHYWSSERQLGFTTAANEHGCEVHTHLLNWSKARRFGWEKQQAQIVDWLKRLPKPIGVMACNDFRGQHVLEACRTAGIQVPDQAAVIGVDNDQVICDFCQPPLSSVIPPAEQIGFEAASLLDRLMKGEKPKNANRLIPPIGTTARQSTDVLSIEDAEVVMAIKIIRERACLGLNVTDILQEVLIARSSLERRFRKAIGRSPQAEIRDVQMKRARQLLVETDLSLAQIASLTGFKHSEYFSVVFKREVGQTPGQYRSMMS is encoded by the coding sequence AAACGGCCATGTCGTTTGGCCGAGGTGTGCTAGAGGGAATTAGCCGTTATCTGATGCAGAACCCTGGGTGGGCAGTGCAACTGAACATTCACGAGTTCCTAACCGCGCCACCGACTTGGCTAGAGCAGTGGGAGGGTGATGGCATCATCACTCGATCCACGACACCAGAAATGGCCGACCTGGTTTTACGGTGGGGGATTCCGACGGTGAATTTGACGGACATTTACGGCGAACAGGGAATTCCGTCGATACTGTGCGACCACCAGGCAATCGGCCGAATGGCGGCTGAGCATTTGATCCAGCGCGGACTGACAAGCTTCGCTTTCTGCGGCTTCAGCGATCACTATTGGTCTTCCGAACGCCAGTTGGGATTTACAACCGCGGCTAACGAACACGGATGTGAAGTTCACACGCATTTGCTGAACTGGTCCAAAGCGCGCCGATTTGGGTGGGAGAAACAGCAGGCCCAGATCGTCGATTGGCTGAAGAGACTGCCCAAACCAATCGGTGTGATGGCATGCAATGATTTTCGCGGCCAGCATGTCCTGGAAGCCTGCCGGACTGCGGGAATACAAGTTCCGGATCAAGCAGCAGTGATCGGCGTCGACAACGATCAGGTGATCTGTGATTTCTGTCAGCCGCCGTTGTCGAGCGTCATTCCGCCGGCAGAGCAGATTGGTTTCGAAGCGGCGTCATTGCTTGATCGTTTGATGAAGGGCGAAAAACCAAAGAATGCGAATCGACTGATTCCCCCCATTGGAACCACCGCTCGTCAATCGACCGACGTGTTGTCGATCGAGGACGCTGAGGTGGTGATGGCAATCAAGATCATTCGCGAACGAGCCTGCTTGGGCTTGAACGTGACGGATATTTTGCAAGAAGTTTTGATTGCCCGCAGCTCGCTAGAACGACGCTTTCGCAAAGCGATCGGACGCTCGCCCCAAGCCGAAATCCGTGACGTCCAAATGAAGCGTGCTCGCCAGTTATTAGTCGAGACCGACCTTTCCCTTGCTCAAATCGCTTCGCTGACCGGTTTCAAACATTCCGAGTACTTCAGCGTCGTTTTTAAACGCGAAGTCGGCCAGACGCCGGGCCAATACCGATCGATGATGAGCTAG
- a CDS encoding GerMN domain-containing protein, with protein sequence MADPIRKKGSRTTHPSDVVASRCFGLRIESHLLQVAIATPIGNDRYKITIDSLACPEPDGWLNWDGRFALVEAFETLVDRHGMQRHPIAVSLDGDFCVTRVTIGTASEVDHELTMLADRIPRYLQLGPGEKVTGSARRKIDATTDYAVTGVVNRSLIQLIYDSLRNADIEVMWVEPSLVGIARLVGEPTLWGDQPIMIADGTGKQWDVGIASSGRLLLDYRPASANSEQGLRDALDGHITRLKRFCHRHLRGVSGELKEMLICGDGTRPQLAVDAIGHDFDLQPKTLRVPELPNIFEISDEDRQSSCVPAVATVFPLLTRVQASDVPDLLVQVRRAPDLSWPQQAAKMLWPVAVASICMITSYGLVSKERRRHAGTKQGRTELQSQIVASNIKFSQLARKREQLDHFKLIEKQTTEPDWSEMLTNVTQSLPEMAKLNEFRIESGGQVLMDGTVIEESIVYEVVNTLRRLPGVTQVALKGTTPEQDTQSTRFAIRLTTKQAERPSQIGIDDE encoded by the coding sequence ATGGCCGATCCGATTCGCAAAAAAGGGAGCCGAACCACACATCCAAGTGATGTGGTGGCCTCGCGTTGCTTTGGTCTGCGCATCGAAAGCCACTTGCTTCAAGTTGCAATCGCGACACCTATCGGTAACGATCGCTATAAAATCACGATCGATAGCCTTGCCTGTCCTGAACCGGATGGATGGCTGAACTGGGATGGACGCTTTGCGTTAGTTGAGGCGTTCGAAACGCTCGTCGACCGACACGGCATGCAGCGGCATCCCATCGCCGTATCGCTGGACGGTGACTTCTGTGTGACTCGGGTTACGATCGGCACGGCCAGTGAGGTTGATCACGAACTTACGATGTTAGCCGATCGGATTCCTCGCTATCTACAACTTGGTCCGGGCGAAAAAGTAACCGGCAGTGCTCGCCGAAAGATTGACGCGACCACCGACTACGCGGTTACCGGCGTCGTAAACCGATCGCTGATTCAATTGATTTATGACTCACTTCGAAACGCGGATATCGAAGTCATGTGGGTCGAGCCGTCCTTGGTAGGTATCGCCCGGTTGGTTGGCGAGCCCACTTTGTGGGGCGATCAACCGATCATGATTGCTGACGGAACGGGCAAGCAATGGGATGTCGGCATCGCTAGCTCTGGTCGTTTGCTATTGGACTATCGACCGGCTAGCGCCAACAGCGAACAAGGTTTGCGTGATGCACTCGATGGACACATCACACGACTGAAGCGATTTTGTCACCGCCACTTGCGAGGTGTATCTGGCGAACTGAAAGAGATGTTGATCTGTGGCGATGGCACACGACCACAACTTGCGGTTGATGCAATCGGTCATGATTTCGACTTGCAACCGAAAACCCTGCGAGTCCCAGAACTCCCTAACATCTTCGAGATTAGCGACGAAGATCGTCAGTCTAGTTGTGTACCGGCCGTCGCAACAGTGTTCCCGCTGCTGACGCGGGTTCAAGCCAGTGATGTTCCTGACCTGTTAGTTCAGGTTCGCCGAGCACCGGATTTATCTTGGCCTCAACAAGCAGCCAAGATGCTGTGGCCAGTTGCCGTTGCCAGCATCTGCATGATCACTTCCTATGGCCTAGTGTCCAAAGAACGGCGCCGACACGCCGGAACGAAACAAGGGCGTACTGAACTGCAGTCCCAGATCGTCGCCAGTAATATCAAGTTCAGCCAACTTGCGCGCAAACGTGAACAGCTCGATCACTTCAAGTTGATCGAAAAACAAACAACAGAGCCGGACTGGTCTGAGATGCTGACCAACGTCACGCAAAGCTTGCCCGAGATGGCCAAGCTGAACGAGTTTCGAATTGAATCAGGCGGTCAAGTTCTGATGGACGGTACCGTCATCGAAGAATCCATTGTGTACGAAGTCGTCAACACATTGCGGCGATTGCCGGGGGTGACACAGGTTGCCCTAAAAGGAACGACACCTGAACAAGACACTCAATCGACTCGCTTCGCCATTCGACTGACGACCAAGCAAGCCGAGCGTCCATCTCAAATAGGAATCGACGATGAATAA
- a CDS encoding lysophospholipid acyltransferase family protein: MMKRIVPWLVGFAVYGLRLTCRVRVHNDPRGRIRSQTGRTYVFAQLHAHQVAAGMFGDPGTGAMVSRSADAEMIVPTLRLCGKTPVRGSSGKSRKGGATALHCLVRHVESGWPAVIAVDGPRGPRGSVQKGAGFLAQKTRTPVLPVLAIPTRRWILSRTWDRMQIPKPFAIVDVYFGEPIDVGADDDMDEIAETVRRSLHELEHRNDLTERPDSPTPKTAILLRAA; this comes from the coding sequence ATGATGAAACGGATTGTCCCTTGGCTCGTCGGATTTGCCGTCTACGGACTTCGATTGACGTGCCGGGTTCGAGTCCACAACGACCCCCGTGGACGAATTCGAAGTCAAACAGGCCGCACTTATGTGTTTGCCCAACTGCATGCCCACCAAGTGGCGGCAGGGATGTTCGGCGATCCCGGAACCGGTGCGATGGTTTCCCGGTCCGCCGATGCTGAAATGATCGTGCCCACGCTTCGGTTGTGCGGTAAGACTCCCGTCCGCGGCAGCAGCGGCAAATCACGCAAAGGCGGCGCAACCGCGTTACATTGCCTTGTCCGTCACGTCGAATCAGGTTGGCCGGCAGTGATCGCAGTCGATGGTCCGCGTGGACCACGTGGGTCCGTTCAGAAGGGTGCGGGTTTCTTGGCCCAAAAGACAAGGACGCCCGTTTTGCCGGTATTGGCGATCCCAACACGTCGCTGGATCCTTAGCCGGACTTGGGACCGAATGCAGATTCCCAAGCCCTTTGCGATTGTCGACGTTTACTTTGGCGAACCAATCGACGTTGGCGCGGACGACGACATGGACGAAATCGCCGAAACCGTGCGGCGTTCGCTCCACGAACTCGAACACAGAAACGATCTAACCGAGCGGCCTGATTCGCCAACACCGAAAACCGCGATTCTCTTGCGTGCTGCTTAA